AAAAGGTCAAGGTGGAGCATCCGGGAGATACCAATTCCCTCCAGGGCGAGCAGGTTGATCGGCACAAATTTGCTGAAGAAAACGACCGGGTAATCGCCGAGGGGGGGGAACCGGCCACTTTTGAGCCACTCCTGCTGGGTATTACCAAGGCGTCGCTCTCTACCGAGAGTTTCTTCTCGGCGGCTTCATTCCAGGAGACGACCAAGGTCTTGACGGAGGCGGCCATAAACGGGAAAATAGACTATTTACGTGGCCTCAAGGAAAATGTTATTATCGGTCATCTTATTCCGGCCGGCACCGGGGTGGTGGATTATCACTCGGTGGAATTGGTTTCGGAGGATGAAGAGGGTGAAGGCGAGGATTCTGGAGATTCCATTGCCAACATTTTCCAAGAAAATGCTTGACAATGAAATGAAATTAAATAAATTACGAATCTCTTTTTGAATAAGTGATTAAGTTTTTTTGGAGGTGTTTATATTGCCCAGGATTAGTCAGTTGATACGCAAAGGCCGGAAGCAGGTAACCGTCAAAACCAATACCCCGGCGTTGAAAAACTGCCCTCAGAAGCGAGGTGTCTGTACGAGAGTGTATACTTCGACACCCAAGAAACCGAATTCTGCACTGCGTAAGGTTGCCCGCGTCAGGTTGACTAATCAAATGGAAGTCACGGCTTATATTCCCGGTGAGGGGCACAACCTCCAGGAGCACTCGATTGTCTTGATCCGGGGCGGCCGTGTCAAGGATCTTCCGGGTGTGCGCTATCATATTATTCGCGGCACTATGGATGCTTCGGGTGTGGCCGACCGAACCCAGAGTCGATCCAAATACGGTGCCAAGCGGCCGAAGAAATAAGAAGGTAGGTTGAAGGATGCCGAGAAAAAATACACCAACCAGGCGGGAATTGATACCCGATACCAAATATGGTGACAGGTTATGTACCCAGTTTATGGGTTTTATGATGACAAGCGGTAAACGATCAACGGCGGAGCGGATTCTGTATACCTGTCTTGATATTGTCGAAAAGAAGAGCGGCCAGCCCGG
This DNA window, taken from Candidatus Zixiibacteriota bacterium, encodes the following:
- a CDS encoding 30S ribosomal protein S12 — translated: MPRISQLIRKGRKQVTVKTNTPALKNCPQKRGVCTRVYTSTPKKPNSALRKVARVRLTNQMEVTAYIPGEGHNLQEHSIVLIRGGRVKDLPGVRYHIIRGTMDASGVADRTQSRSKYGAKRPKK